The following proteins are encoded in a genomic region of Cryptomeria japonica chromosome 11, Sugi_1.0, whole genome shotgun sequence:
- the LOC131067131 gene encoding CEN-like protein 1: MSRSIQPLNLAGVIGDVLDAFTPTIKMRVVYNTDMEVKNGFEFLPSSIISPPLVELLGGEFGSFFTLIMTDPDAPNPSDPTGREYLHWLVTDIPGTKSTSFGREIIGYESPNPMVGIHRYVLTLFKQSGKGRVDLPNSRRRFKTRAFAESNGLGLPVAAIYFNAQRETAARRR; this comes from the exons ATGTCTAGATCGATACAACCGCTGAATTTAGCGGGAGTAATTGGGGATGTTCTCGATGCCTTCACTCCAACGATTAAGATGAGAGTGGTGTACAACACAGACATGGAGGTCAAAAATGGCTTTGAGTTCTTGCCGTCCTCTATTATATCTCCACCTCTAGTTGAACTTCTTGGTGGTGAATTTGGCTCTTTTTTCACCTTG atAATGACTGACCCAGATGCTCCTAATCCTAGCGATCCCACCGGCAGGGAGTATCTCCACTG GTTAGTGACTGATATACCGGGGACAAAATCCACCTCTTTTG GTAGAGAAATCATTGGTTATGAAAGTCCGAATCCGATGGTTGGAATCCATCGATATGTGCTGACACTGTTTAAGCAAAGTGGGAAGGGAAGAGTAGATCTTCCAAATTCACGTCGCCGTTTCAAAACTAGGGCATTTGCAGAGAGTAACGGACTGGGATTACCCGTTGCTGCCATTTATTTCAATGCCCAAAGAGAGACAGCAGCACGAAGACGTTAA